Proteins encoded in a region of the Shewanella polaris genome:
- a CDS encoding protein-disulfide reductase DsbD: MKKIVALCLTSFLLMSSIILSPVAHSANSSSSKFSFLSSEPELMKVNDAFVFDYQQQGNQLKINFVIAEGYYLYRDKLQFSVDGAVIGDIELPHGKNHHDEYFGDQEVFYSFVEIPIAFKEAQADAVFHVTFMGCAEGTLCYPPTKHDVTLTAIAANDGTLTNKEVIGAADQAEATDTATAPITQQDTLNQMLQNDSLLWTLVIFFGLGIGLALTPCVFPMYPILSGIIVGQGKKLSTAKAFTLSMAYVQGMAITYSLLGLVVASAGLKFQAALQHPAILIFLAVMFVLLSLSMFGMYDLKLPSKWQEKMNSMSNNQKGGNLIGVFMMGVISGLVASPCTTAPLSGVLIYVAQSGDLLQGFLALYVLSMGMGLPLLIIGTSGGKILPRAGAWMDIIKTIFGFLLISVSIVMIGRIWPGLVSDLLWSVWAISLIAYLMHQNRLSEFNWKQSTRGVLLLLALMASFSYGFQALMTSFGHQNPNMTQTSIDGKANTEANHFIRIKSLQDLDLELDKASVSGKTVMLDLYADWCVACKEFEAITFKNDEVAKRMNKMVLLQADVTASDDIDIALLEHYGVLGLPTLLMFDQNGKQREDLRVTGFMGPKDFAAHLDLLLAK, translated from the coding sequence ATGAAAAAAATCGTCGCACTTTGCCTGACATCATTTTTACTGATGTCATCAATCATACTCTCACCAGTGGCACACAGTGCTAATTCGTCGAGCAGTAAATTCAGCTTTTTAAGCAGCGAACCTGAGTTAATGAAGGTTAACGATGCTTTTGTGTTTGATTATCAACAACAAGGTAATCAGCTCAAAATCAATTTTGTCATCGCCGAAGGTTATTATCTATATCGCGACAAATTGCAGTTTTCTGTTGATGGTGCGGTAATAGGTGATATTGAATTACCTCATGGTAAAAACCATCATGATGAGTATTTTGGCGACCAAGAGGTATTTTACTCGTTTGTAGAAATCCCGATTGCTTTTAAAGAAGCGCAAGCCGATGCCGTGTTTCACGTTACCTTTATGGGTTGTGCGGAAGGTACCTTGTGTTATCCGCCCACCAAACACGATGTCACTTTAACCGCCATTGCAGCAAATGATGGCACGTTAACCAATAAAGAAGTGATTGGCGCTGCGGATCAAGCTGAAGCAACAGATACCGCAACCGCTCCAATTACTCAACAAGACACCTTAAACCAAATGCTACAAAACGATAGCCTATTATGGACCTTAGTGATTTTCTTTGGTTTAGGTATTGGCTTAGCATTAACGCCTTGTGTGTTTCCGATGTACCCTATTTTGTCGGGTATTATTGTTGGCCAAGGCAAAAAGCTGTCTACTGCTAAAGCTTTCACGCTATCAATGGCTTATGTACAAGGAATGGCAATTACTTATTCCTTATTAGGATTAGTAGTTGCCTCTGCCGGACTTAAGTTTCAAGCGGCCTTACAACACCCAGCCATTTTAATATTTTTGGCCGTTATGTTTGTACTGCTGAGTTTGTCGATGTTCGGCATGTATGACTTGAAATTGCCATCAAAATGGCAAGAAAAAATGAACTCGATGTCGAACAACCAAAAAGGTGGCAACCTTATTGGCGTGTTTATGATGGGAGTGATTTCTGGCTTAGTGGCCTCACCTTGTACCACGGCACCGTTATCTGGCGTGCTTATTTACGTGGCGCAGTCTGGTGACTTACTGCAAGGCTTTTTAGCCCTGTATGTATTAAGCATGGGCATGGGCTTACCGTTATTAATTATTGGTACTTCGGGTGGTAAAATATTACCGCGCGCAGGGGCTTGGATGGATATTATTAAAACCATCTTCGGCTTCTTGTTGATTTCTGTATCGATTGTGATGATTGGTCGTATTTGGCCAGGTTTAGTGTCCGATTTACTTTGGTCTGTATGGGCAATAAGCTTAATCGCTTACTTAATGCATCAAAACCGGTTGTCAGAATTTAACTGGAAACAAAGTACTCGTGGGGTATTGTTATTACTGGCGTTGATGGCAAGTTTCTCATATGGCTTCCAAGCATTAATGACAAGTTTTGGTCACCAAAACCCAAACATGACTCAAACGAGTATAGATGGCAAAGCCAATACCGAAGCCAATCACTTTATCCGCATTAAGTCGCTACAAGACTTAGATCTTGAATTGGATAAAGCCAGTGTTAGCGGTAAAACCGTGATGCTAGATTTATACGCCGACTGGTGTGTGGCCTGTAAAGAGTTTGAAGCCATTACTTTTAAAAATGATGAAGTCGCCAAGCGTATGAACAAAATGGTGTTATTGCAAGCCGATGTCACCGCCAGTGACGACATTGATATTGCCTTACTTGAACACTATGGCGTACTGGGTTTACCGACGTTATTGATGTTTGATCAAAACGGTAAACAACGTGAAGACCTACGAGTAACCGGTTTTATGGGGCCAAAAGACTTTGCAGCTCATTTAGATTTGCTATTAGCAAAGTAA
- a CDS encoding cation:proton antiporter family protein, producing the protein MEPAILIITLLCGMLVSRVGLPPLIGYLAAGFVLFTLGIEDTSLPILQQLADLGVTLLLFSIGLKLDLRSLFKAEVWAGSSLHLIGSILFFVPILKLLGFLGIEQLDGFSFNQLMLISFALSFSSTVFAVKVLEDSGDMQSLYGRVAIGILIMQDIFAVVFLTISKGNIPSVWAFGLLLLPLARPLIYKIFDRVGHGEMLVLFGLVMALVVGAWLFEAVGLKPDLGALIIGILLAGHAKSSELAKSIYYFKELFLVAFFLTIGLNGLPTLADIGLAAILVVLIPAKILMFVYLLTRFKLRSRTSLLASFNLGSYSEFGLIVAAVAAHKGWLPPEWLIIIAVALSISFLFAAPFNKSASKIYLRYQAKLKKLERHPLHPEDRQIPIGNPRFLILGMGRIGSGAYDELRSKYTGEILGIEHKQELVDFHRSQDRHVVQGDAGDTDFWLKLERAPHLELVLLAMPNHVGNLFAVQQLKKLNYEGKISAIVQYSEDAESLKDSGVNTVYNLYEAAGAGFADHVIKELLDSPPELNPELVSANTAESDVSDIEQPQTPL; encoded by the coding sequence ATGGAACCCGCTATCCTGATTATCACCCTACTTTGCGGAATGCTTGTCAGCCGAGTAGGTTTACCGCCACTCATTGGTTATCTTGCAGCTGGTTTTGTATTATTCACCTTAGGCATTGAAGACACTAGCTTACCTATTTTGCAGCAACTTGCTGACTTAGGTGTCACCTTACTGTTGTTTTCTATTGGCCTGAAACTTGACCTTAGAAGTCTGTTTAAAGCCGAAGTATGGGCCGGTTCAAGTTTACACTTAATCGGTTCGATTCTATTTTTTGTTCCAATCCTTAAGCTTTTGGGCTTTTTAGGTATCGAACAGCTAGACGGATTTAGCTTTAACCAGCTGATGTTAATTTCGTTTGCACTCAGTTTTTCCAGTACCGTATTTGCTGTAAAAGTCCTCGAAGACAGTGGTGATATGCAGTCACTTTATGGCCGAGTGGCGATTGGTATCTTGATTATGCAAGATATCTTTGCGGTGGTGTTCCTGACTATTTCAAAAGGTAATATTCCTTCCGTTTGGGCCTTTGGCTTATTATTACTACCATTAGCCCGACCACTTATTTATAAGATATTCGACCGCGTTGGTCACGGTGAAATGCTGGTATTATTTGGTTTAGTCATGGCATTGGTGGTGGGGGCATGGTTATTTGAAGCTGTGGGGCTAAAACCCGATTTAGGTGCATTGATTATCGGTATTTTATTGGCTGGGCATGCAAAATCGTCTGAGCTGGCCAAGTCAATTTATTACTTTAAAGAGCTATTCTTAGTCGCCTTTTTCTTAACTATTGGCTTAAACGGACTGCCCACTTTAGCTGACATTGGTTTAGCCGCTATTTTAGTGGTGCTAATACCCGCTAAGATTTTGATGTTTGTTTACCTATTGACTCGTTTTAAACTTCGTTCGCGTACTTCATTACTCGCCTCATTTAACTTAGGAAGCTACAGTGAGTTTGGTTTGATTGTTGCGGCGGTTGCTGCACATAAAGGCTGGTTACCACCAGAATGGCTAATCATTATCGCGGTCGCCTTAAGCATTAGTTTCTTATTTGCGGCACCATTCAATAAAAGCGCCTCAAAGATTTATTTGCGTTACCAAGCCAAACTAAAAAAGCTAGAGCGCCATCCTTTACACCCTGAAGACAGGCAAATTCCTATTGGTAATCCGCGCTTTTTAATTTTAGGTATGGGGCGAATTGGCTCCGGTGCCTATGATGAGTTACGTTCAAAATACACTGGCGAAATTTTAGGAATTGAGCATAAACAAGAGTTAGTTGATTTCCACCGCAGCCAAGACCGTCATGTCGTACAAGGTGACGCTGGCGATACTGACTTTTGGTTAAAGCTTGAACGAGCACCACATTTAGAATTAGTGTTGCTGGCGATGCCAAATCACGTCGGTAATTTATTTGCGGTGCAACAACTGAAAAAGCTTAATTACGAAGGAAAAATCAGTGCGATAGTGCAATATTCAGAAGATGCCGAGTCATTAAAAGATTCTGGCGTGAACACTGTATACAACCTATATGAAGCCGCAGGCGCTGGTTTTGCTGATCATGTCATTAAAGAGTTACTTGATTCGCCACCAGAATTGAACCCCGAACTCGTCTCTGCCAATACGGCAGAATCTGATGTATCAGATATTGAGCAACCTCAAACACCATTATAA
- the galK gene encoding galactokinase, which yields MSNPAQRATKLFVQTFGTKADDLYQAPGRVNIMGEHTDYNEGLALPAAINFHTVIAVKHRDDHLFRAVTTAFPGQIKQWQFGEEGAVAADDDWVNYLKGVTAAMNQSGLRAKGLDLAIVGDVPLGAGLSSSAALEIAFGTAISYASQLNLSPMAIAQLAQRGESQFMQLDCGMMDQMISAMAVPDHALLIDFLELESEPVLLPEELSLIVIDLKQDRHGFMQQFEQRKQECRQITKLLGLDSLRDLSLSLLTQHKELLSDEQFRRARHIISENQRTSNTARALQQNNIPRFSQLMAQSQISMRDDFDIITPEIDILVTMISTLIGEQGGVRMSDGCVLALVNHDLTDKVINLVENQFFKQTGIEAAIHLCAASGGAGRIG from the coding sequence ATGTCAAACCCTGCTCAACGCGCGACTAAATTATTTGTTCAAACATTTGGTACTAAAGCTGACGACTTATACCAAGCACCCGGACGAGTAAACATTATGGGTGAACATACTGACTATAACGAAGGTCTCGCACTGCCCGCAGCAATTAACTTTCATACTGTTATTGCCGTTAAACATCGCGATGACCATTTATTTCGTGCCGTCACCACTGCTTTTCCTGGCCAAATCAAACAATGGCAATTTGGTGAAGAAGGTGCAGTCGCTGCAGATGATGATTGGGTTAATTACCTAAAAGGTGTGACAGCGGCTATGAACCAATCAGGTTTACGCGCAAAAGGCTTAGACTTGGCTATTGTTGGCGACGTGCCACTCGGCGCAGGATTATCTTCATCAGCAGCGCTTGAAATCGCTTTTGGGACAGCAATCAGTTATGCCAGTCAATTAAACTTATCACCTATGGCCATCGCCCAATTAGCTCAACGTGGCGAAAGCCAATTTATGCAATTAGATTGCGGTATGATGGACCAAATGATCAGTGCTATGGCCGTACCTGATCATGCTTTACTGATTGATTTTTTAGAGTTAGAAAGTGAACCGGTGTTATTGCCAGAAGAACTAAGCTTAATCGTAATTGATTTGAAACAAGACCGTCACGGATTTATGCAACAATTTGAACAGCGTAAACAAGAATGCAGGCAAATCACTAAGTTGCTTGGACTCGATTCGTTACGTGACTTGTCATTAAGCTTATTAACTCAACATAAAGAACTACTCAGCGATGAACAATTCCGCCGTGCTCGTCATATCATCAGTGAAAATCAGCGCACCAGTAATACAGCTCGAGCGTTACAACAAAATAATATCCCTCGATTTAGCCAGTTAATGGCGCAATCTCAAATATCTATGCGCGATGACTTTGATATTATCACGCCTGAAATAGACATCTTAGTCACCATGATTTCGACACTTATCGGTGAGCAAGGCGGTGTACGCATGAGTGATGGTTGTGTGTTGGCGTTGGTTAACCATGACCTCACAGATAAAGTGATCAATTTAGTCGAAAATCAATTTTTTAAACAAACGGGTATCGAAGCAGCTATTCACTTGTGTGCAGCCAGTGGCGGTGCCGGCCGCATTGGTTAA